Genomic segment of Patescibacteria group bacterium:
CACTCCCTTTATCACCACTAATGTACTTGGTACACAAGTGTTACTAGACGCTACTTTAAAAAATAAAGTTAAGCGCTTTCATCACATCTCTACCGATGAGGTTTTTGGATCATTAGACATTACATCACCAGAAAAATTTAGGGAGAGTACCCCCTACGATCCCCGTTCGCCTTATTCAGCATCCAAAGCATCCTCGGATCATTTAGTAAGGGCGTTTTATCATACCTTTGGTCTTCCCATAACCATTTCTAATTGCTCTAACAATTTTGGACCCAATCAGTATCCCGAAAAACTGATTCCGCTGGCAATTACTAATTTACTTCAAGGGGAAAAAGTTCCAGTCTATGGAGATGGAAAAAACATTCGCGATTGGCTGTTTGTGGAAGATCATGTAAGAGCTATTGATTTAATTTTACGCAAAGGACAAATTGGTCAAACCTATTGTGTAGGTGGGCAAAAAGAAAAAGAATACTCTAACTTAGAGGTCGTCAGAGAAATAATTTCTCAAATGTCCCCTGGTGACTCCCTGGAATCTCAC
This window contains:
- a CDS encoding GDP-mannose 4,6-dehydratase, which encodes TPFITTNVLGTQVLLDATLKNKVKRFHHISTDEVFGSLDITSPEKFRESTPYDPRSPYSASKASSDHLVRAFYHTFGLPITISNCSNNFGPNQYPEKLIPLAITNLLQGEKVPVYGDGKNIRDWLFVEDHVRAIDLILRKGQIGQTYCVGGQKEKEYSNLEVVREIISQMSPGDSLESHIEFVTDRLGHDRKYAVDWSKIERELGWKPQFSFKEQLKNTISWYKENTSWWGNIASTI